From the Penaeus chinensis breed Huanghai No. 1 chromosome 28, ASM1920278v2, whole genome shotgun sequence genome, one window contains:
- the LOC125040106 gene encoding U-scoloptoxin(01)-Cw1a-like, with protein MKVFAAVLCLAAAASARMAYQFSDGYLDILGGDPQQAFSCDNRPYGYYADVANDCRIFHVCEPVTDELGGFVETAHYSFVCGNQTVFSQESLTCAHPEEAFPCNQAESLYDVSNADFGKIPEEGGIDIRVA; from the coding sequence ATGAAGGTCTTCGCCGCCGTGCTctgcctcgccgccgccgcctccgccaggATGGCCTACCAGTTCTCGGACGGTTACCTCGACATCCTGGGCGGCGACCCCCAGCAGGCCTTCTCCTGCGACAACCGCCCCTACGGCTACTACGCTGACGTCGCCAACGACTGCAGGATCTTCCACGTGTGCGAGCCCGTGACGGACGAGCTCGGGGGCTTCGTCGAGACCGCCCACTACTCGTTCGTGTGCGGCAACCAGACCGTGTTCAGCCAGGAGTCCCTCACCTGCGCCCACCCCGAGGAGGCCTTCCCCTGCAACCAGGCCGAGTCCCTCTACGATGTCTCCAACGCCGACTTCGGAAAGATCCCTGAAGAAGGAGGGATCGACATCCGAGTAGCCTGA